In Macaca fascicularis isolate 582-1 chromosome 15, T2T-MFA8v1.1, one genomic interval encodes:
- the LOC102144479 gene encoding interferon alpha-14: protein MHRARSSENLQPRVQGYSSSTSPAASSGFPMALPFALMMALLVLSYKSSCSLGCNPSQTHNMNNRRTLMLMAQMRRISPFSCLKDRNDFEFPQEEFDGNQFQNTQAISLLHEMIQQTFNLFSTKDSSAAWDETLLDKFYIELFQQLNDLEACVIQEAGVEETPLMNEDSILAVKKYFQRITLYLMEKKYSPCAWEIVRAEIMRSLSFSTNLQKRLRRKD from the coding sequence ATGCACAGAGCAAGGTCTTCAGAAAACTTACAGCCCAGGGTTCAGGGTTACTCCTCATCAACCAGCCCAGCAGCATCTTCAGGATTCCCAATGGCATTGCCCTTTGCTTTAATGATGGCCCTGCTGGTGCTTAGCTACAAGTCAAGCTGCTCTCTGGGCTGTAATCCATCTCAAACCCACAACATGAATAACAGGAGGACTTTGATGCTCATGGCACAAATGAGGAGAATCTCTCCTTTTTCATGCCTGAAGGACAGAAATGACTTTGAATTTCCCCAGGAGGAGTTTGATGGCAACCAGTTCCAGAATACTCAagccatctctctcctccatgaGATGATCCAGCAGACCTTCAATCTCTTCAGCACAAAGGACTCATCTGCTGCTTGGGATGAGACCCTCCTAGACAAATTCTACATTGAACTTTTCCAGCAACTGAATGACCTGGAAGCCTGTGTGATACAGGAGGCTGGGGTAGAAGAGACTCCCCTGATGAATGAGGACTCCATCCTGGCTGTGAAGAAATACTTCCAAAGAATCACTCTCTATCTGATGGAGAAGAAATACAGCCCTTGTGCCTGGGAGATTGTCAGAGCAGAAATCATGAGATCCCTCTCTTTTTCAACAAACTTGCAAAAAAGATTAAGGAGGAAGGATTGA